TGTGCGCCTCTTCAACAAGACGCGGTTCAGGGAAATTGTATTTTCTCTGGCAAACCAGCGACGAAATGGGTTTTGTTCGCTAAATCTTACTAGGATGTGACCGATGCAACAGGAGTTTCTCTATAGCGTTCCTCTGTGGCTTATCGCGATTGTATTGATAGGTCTTTTTGTGGGATCGGCGTGGGGTGCTCACTGGTGGGGTCGCATCTCCCGAAAAAAACCAAATGCGTCGGCAGAAGCGGTGACGGAAATTCTGCCGACAAGTATTTTAGGTCTGTTGGCTCTTCTTCTGGGTTTCACATTTTCGATGGCGATCAATCGCTACGAAGATCGCAAGTCACTCGTTATGAAAGAGGCGAATGCTCTGGGGACGACTTATTTGCGCACGCAAATGCTGGCGCCGGAACAAGGACGACCTTTGCGAGAACTTTTAAAACAGTACACCCAGCATCGCTTGGTCTTTTTTGACGTCATGAAAGATGCTCAGAAGGTGACCACCTTTAATTCACACTCCCAGGATCTTCTGAGCCAAATGTGGCAGCTGGCCGTGACTGTCACACAAAAAGACAAGTCACCGATTGCGGGGCTGTTCGTAAGCTCATTAAATGATGTCATTGATTTGGATACAGAAAGAGTCTTCGCTTCGAAAAATCACGTTCCTGAAATCGTGTACTATATCATTATTCTGATTACTCTGTTGGGTCTCACGACGTTGAGTTTTGTCATAGGTTATAAAGGGCAAAGAAATTCGGCGTCCTTATTTCTCGCAGTACTTTTTGCCTTCGTTATTATCATGATTCAAGATTTAGATCGCCCGGGCCGAGGGCTCATTCAAGTGGGCGAACAAAGTCTCATCGATCTGTCTAAAAGCATGAACTAAGCCCCTTACATCCCTTTCGAATCTCTCTATAGTGGTTAGGATTTTTTAAGTTCATTCATCACTTGAATGCATTTTATAATTTAATCACCGATGAGAAGGGGGCTCTCATGAAAAAAATAGTTCTGTCCTTTGTTCTTTTCGTATCATTTCTTTCATCCGCTTATGCAACTGAGGGCGAATACACGCCCATGGATGATATTATGGCGCCTGATGAAATCGCCGAGGAATTGGGCTTACCAAGAACCGAGGCGGACGATATCAGCGTTCTTAACGTGGAAGACGTCGCCAATACCGAAGCGGTAGACCTTTTACGTTCTTTTCCAATTGTGATTATTATCAATAAAAAAGCCCGGGGCCCTGGATCCCAAAGAATGCGGGTTTATCAAAATGGATATCTGACACATGAGTGGGCGGTTTCGACAGGACGTGAAAGATGGGAGCGTGCGCGCAGTGGGCGTACATACTTTTCCGTTACCCCTGTCGGATACTTCTATCCGCGCGAGTTAGTGCGCGATCACTGGTCGCATACATGGCAAACATCAATGGAGTACAGTGTGTTTTTTAACGGCGGAATTGCTACGCATGCAACAACACCCAGCCACTATAAAGAGCTAGGTTCCCGCGCTTCGGGGGGCTGTGTTCGATTGCAAAAAGAGCACGCGCAGTATTTATACACGCGTATCAAAGAAGAGGGACGAGGCCTTGTGCCACTTGTAAAACGCAACGGAATGATTTCACGGGACCGTTACGGACGCGCGATGCGCGCTGTGAAATGGCGAACCTTGATTGTCGTAGAAGACAGATAAGAAAAAGGGAAGGGAAACCTTCCTTTTTTTATTAGTTGTGACTGGTTTCGATCACAAGAAAGGCTTTGAATACGCCCTCTTTGTAAAGAGGAATAAGCCAGTGAATTTGGCTGTAAATAGTAAGTCGCTCGAGAGTATCCCGCTCTTTGATTTTGTGTTCTTTCATGTGCGTTTCGAAAGCACGGAGCGGTTTTAAACTCATGAATTCGAGGGCCTTGTTTGACGCTTCCTCTTGATCCCCTTCTTCACGATCGTACAGGTGATACCATTTGCGACAGTAAAGATCCTCTAACGTATAACTAGAAAGTTCGAAGAAGCGGAAGCTTCTAAAGATCTGCAAATGTGAAAGCGTATAAATCTCTGTGAGGTGATGAGGCTCAATCAGTTTCAGAAACTCCGGATCTGTCGTAAGACCAAGATGTTTCAAAGCTGTCTCCGTAAGGAAACGCACGTCTTTCAGGCTGTGATTTTCTTTTTTTACTTCAGAGCAAATGGCATGAAACCGTTTAAGGTCGCGCACGACATCTTCCTGATCTTCCTTAGTCAGCAAATTAAAATAGGGCAACAAGGTGCTGCGGTAAGGTCTGAAGACAATGCCTTCATCGCAAATAAGATCGCATATTTGTTCGCCGTGGTACCTAAAACTTTGAGAAAGAGTGGATGCTTGGACTTCGTTCACACGCACATATTACTGCTATTGTTCATTGAGTTGTATAACTATCTGAGATAAAAATAGATATGACTTCGTTACCCACTCTTTTTGGAGAATATGGCCCGCTGACTGCAGAAACGACTGCGTTCCTGCAGCAATTGGAAAAGTCCATAGCCCAAGATCTTTGGGGAAGTGTTGGCGGAATATGGAGTGAGGCTTCCATCAATGTCTTCCGTCAAACGGCAATGCAGAAACTCGCGGAGCAGCTGCAAAAAAATCCGCAGATGAAAGTTTCTGAGGCATGGACAGAAGTCGTTCGCGATTTTCATCAACACTCCGCTTGGGGAGAAACCCGGCTTCTAAAAAAAGAGAAGAAACCGGAAACAGAAGAAGACCGTATTTTCTGGGAGTTGTTCTCTTATATTTGGATCTTGTTGCAGGCGACTTTTATCGTCAAGACTGTGATTTTCTATTTCGGAATCAAATCAGCGGCGGAGGATTCCTCTGAAGGCCGCGTGTACGTGGTTCTGGCGATGCTTTTCTCCGTCGTTTCTTTGGGCTGGTTTGCTTATCGCAAGTCACGTAGGAAGACGAAGTGAAGTTTGTCGCGTGGCTCGTTCTCGGCCTTCTTTTAGGTCCCACCTTCATCGATGTACCTTACCCTTCGATATTCCAATCCCTTTCGCAAATCGCGGGTGGTATTTTTCTTTTTTTCGCGGGCTGGGAACTGCGTTTTCTAAACATGCGCAAAGATCTTCGCTTTTACGGAATTCTTTTGGCGGGGAGTTTTGTAATCCCCTGGCTGGCGGGATATTTTTTGTTAGGCCGGAATTTATTCTTAGCGCTGGCAATGGCGATCTCTGCTTTGCCGGTCTCCATTCAAATCTTAAAAGAAAAGAATTTATTCCACACGGATGTGGGTCGGCGTACGATCACGCTTGCGAGTATTTGTGATGTCATCGCCTGGTTGTTGTTTCTTTTTCTTTTGCCGAAAAACGATGTAGCCTCTTGGATTGTCAGTCACTGGATCGTCTTGGCTTTTTTCGTGGGATTGTTGGTGGGGCGGTGGAAGCCTTTGAAAGACGATTCGTTGGTTCTGAAACTTCAGCTGTGGTTGCTGGCACCGCTATTTTTCGTCGGCTTGGGATGGAAGCTCAATATTGCGCAGGATTTTTCGTTTCTTGTGTTTATCGAATTTTTTGCAGTGGCGGTTGTCGCAAAGGGGGCGGGCTCGTATCTTTTTTCTCGTTGGGCGGGAAAGTCGCATCGTGATTCCCTGAATATGGCGGCTCTTTTGAATGCCCGCGGAGCTATGGAGATATTGGCTGCTCACTATGCGTATCGTAGCGATCTTATTAGTGCTTCGCAGTTTGCAGCTTTGGTTTTAATTGGTGTGGGGACGGCGGCTTTGGCTGTGCCTCTTGTTCGCAAAGTTTAAATGCCAATCTGTGTTGAATTGTCAGGATTCTGTTAGGGCTCTTGACCAAACTCTGTCATCACCGCTAGCGTTGGGACCATCTTTTCATATTTATCAAGACGAGAGAGTATGATGCAGCGACTGTTTCTCAGAGAAAATTCGCTTTATGGCCACCCACCTTCGGGGGGCAGTTCGGGCAGGAAATCCCGATTCTCTACCCTCTGTGTGTCTCGAAACTCGAAGTGTCAGCAAAATTTAAATATAGATATCAAAAACGGCGTCCCATGTGACGCCGTTTTTATTTTCAGCGATCATGGAGTGAAACTATGTGTGGCGTCGTTGGATTGATTGGCGAACCCAAGGCGGGGCAGAAACTATATCCGGCTCTTTTCGCTCTTCAACATCGCGGGCAGGATGCAGCGGGAATTTTAAGTTATGACTTTGAAAAGTCCCAATTCCATTTAGAAAAAGATCTGGGACTTGTTGAGGACGTCTTCACGGACGAAAGACAGCAACGCCTTAAAGGCTCCATGGCATTAGGGCACACACGTTATTCCACGATCGGAACCGTGGATAAAGAGGATTTGCAGCCGCTGTTTCTGAGTTATCCCTACGGAATCGGGATGATTCATAATGGAAACGTTACCAATTACGATGAAGTTGTCGATTATCTTCGTCATCGTAAACTGCGTTGGACTTTCAGTCGCAATGATCTGGAAATTCTTTTGCACATGACGGCTGTGGGCTTGGCCGCGCGCAAAGAAACGGGTTCCCTTTCCGAGAATCTGGCGGCATCTATTAAAGAACTTCTTACGCACGTTCAAGGTGCTTATAGTGCGATCGGAATGTTGGCCGATCAGGGCATGTTTGCTTTCTGTGACGCCAACGGGATTCGTCCTCTTTTAATAGGTCGTAAAAAGAACGGGGCAAATTATAGTTACTGTTTCGCCTCTGAAAAACAGGTGTTTTTCGGTCTTGGTTATGAATACTGGCGGGACATGCGTGCGGGGGAACTCGTTCTTGTCGACAAAGATTTGCAGCTGCATTCTTTCGTTCTAAGTGAAAAAAAACCGAAGCCTTGCATGTTTGAGTGGATTTATTTTGCAGGGTCTGAAACGGAATGGCACGGCCGTCCCGTCTATGAAGTGCGTTTGAAACTGGGACAAATTTTGGCGGAGGAATGCTTAGCGCAAGGTTTGGATGTCGATGTCGTGGCTCCGGTGCCTGATACGTCCCGGGCCGCAGCTTGTCGCTTGGCGGAAGTGCTGGAAAAACCTTATCGCGAAGTTTTAATAAAAAATCGTTACGTGCAAAGAAGTTTTATCGTCAATCAACCCGAGCTGCGCAAAATGATGGTGAACTTAAAACTTTCACCTGTGGAAAGTGAAATCCGTGGCAAAAAAATTCTGCTTGTCGACGACAGCATCGTACGAGGAACTACTTCCGCGCGTATCATCCGTCTGCTGCGCGAGGCGGGAGCTGAAAAAGTTTATTTGGCCAGTACGTGTCCTCCCATTCGTCATCCTTGTTTTTACGGCATTGATTTCCCTGACGGAGAGTCTTTAGTTGCTTTCAAAAAAAGCGAGGCCGACGTGGCGAAAGTATTGGAAGTGGACGGTCTGGTTTATTTGCCCTTGTCGCGACTGAAAGAAGGCTTGGGACTTAATGATTTTTGCAGTGCTTGTTTAGACGGTGATTATCCGGTGCCTGTTTCAAGCGAAAACTTTTTGAAGACACGGCATCAAAATATTGGCGGCGATGGAAAAAGTGAGGTGCCACTATGAAAATTCAAGTGATGTTCGGTAGTCCAAGCGACGAAAGAGTTTACGGGCCGCTTTGCCGGTCTTTGGAAAAATGTGGCGACGTCAAAATGGAAGTGGCCTCGGCACATCGTCATCCCGATAAAGTTCGCGAGATCGTACAAACCTGCGGAGCCGACGTTTTTGTCGCGGGAGCCGGGCTCGCGGCGCACCTTCCGGGTGTTGTGGCTTCTTTAACGACGAAGCCGGTTTTTGGCGTGGCTGTTAACGGCGCATTTGCGGGGCTGGATTCCTTTTTGTCGATCGTACAAATGCCTAAAGGGGTTCCGGTGATGGCTGTGACGGAAGAAAATGCTTCGACCATTGCAGATCTGCTTTTGCGTTGGAAGTCGCTTCCAGCCGATAAAATCTATTTGCATTGGAATAGAAATCTAGAAACGTATTCGCCGATTCAAAAAGCGATTGAAGACATTCAGAACCAAAGCGGTGTGAAGGTTATTTGGAGCGAGCCACGCGACTCTCAATGCCTGGGTGAAATCGTCAGTCCTTGGGAACTGCCGCGGATGACAGGTTTGAATTTATTCCTCTGTGAGAAAGAGCAGCTTACAAGTTCTAACCTTGCTTTGGACTTTTTCGCAAAAGCGCGACACGGCGGAGCTTGGGTCGGTGCCAACAATATCGGAAATTTTGTCGAGCAATGGAAAAAGCTCGTTTCATTGGGAGGAAGACCATGAAGCTGATTTATTCGGGCTCTGTGAAAGATCTCTATCAAAAAGACGCTTCTTTGTTTTTTGAGTACAGCAATCGCTATTCGATTTTTGACTGGGGCGAGATGCCTGATGAAATTCCTTATAAAGGTGAAGCTCTGGCTTCCATGGCGGCTTCTTTCTTTGAGTATCTGAAAACCAAAGATATTTCTTCTCATTATAAGGGCATAGCCTCAAAAACGTCGATTGAAGTTGCGGCGGTCAAGGTGTTGCGACCTTCCTGGCAAAATGATTCTTACAATTACGCGGAGTACGCGGCGAAGCCCTCGGGAATCTTAGTTCCTTTGGAAGTGATTTTCCGCCGTCACCTCGGCCAGGGAAACTCCTTGGAAGGACGCTTAAAAAAGAATCCTGCTTACCTTGCGGATTTAGGTCTTGAAGCTATCCCCACCGCAGCCGACAGCTTCGTTCCGCCAATCATTGAGTTTTCAACAAAGCTCGAGTCCTCAGACCGTTACCTGACACGCGCAGAAATCGCAGCCATGGATATTTTGTCTGACGAAGAGCTGCAGAACTTGCGCTTGCAAACCCAGGCCGTAGCCTTGGAGCTTGAAAAACTTTTTGCTTCTTTTGGTGTGAAACTGTGGGACGGAAAATTGGAATTCGCTTTCGGCGCAAAAGACGCATCCTCGGGTCACAGAGCACTTTTGCTTGTAGACTCCATTGGACCTGACGAACTTCGTCTGACTT
This region of Bdellovibrio sp. 22V genomic DNA includes:
- a CDS encoding phosphoribosylaminoimidazolesuccinocarboxamide synthase, whose product is MKLIYSGSVKDLYQKDASLFFEYSNRYSIFDWGEMPDEIPYKGEALASMAASFFEYLKTKDISSHYKGIASKTSIEVAAVKVLRPSWQNDSYNYAEYAAKPSGILVPLEVIFRRHLGQGNSLEGRLKKNPAYLADLGLEAIPTAADSFVPPIIEFSTKLESSDRYLTRAEIAAMDILSDEELQNLRLQTQAVALELEKLFASFGVKLWDGKLEFAFGAKDASSGHRALLLVDSIGPDELRLTYEGLPLSKEFLRQIYAPSTWAASVKAAKELAVTRKTQEWKKICSEELGEVPKKLSAEQIAVSSLLYQALANEVAHAVGRDKPFAADLNLPLWHQKAQALLQRTP
- a CDS encoding AIR carboxylase family protein; translated protein: MKIQVMFGSPSDERVYGPLCRSLEKCGDVKMEVASAHRHPDKVREIVQTCGADVFVAGAGLAAHLPGVVASLTTKPVFGVAVNGAFAGLDSFLSIVQMPKGVPVMAVTEENASTIADLLLRWKSLPADKIYLHWNRNLETYSPIQKAIEDIQNQSGVKVIWSEPRDSQCLGEIVSPWELPRMTGLNLFLCEKEQLTSSNLALDFFAKARHGGAWVGANNIGNFVEQWKKLVSLGGRP
- a CDS encoding DUF4239 domain-containing protein is translated as MQQEFLYSVPLWLIAIVLIGLFVGSAWGAHWWGRISRKKPNASAEAVTEILPTSILGLLALLLGFTFSMAINRYEDRKSLVMKEANALGTTYLRTQMLAPEQGRPLRELLKQYTQHRLVFFDVMKDAQKVTTFNSHSQDLLSQMWQLAVTVTQKDKSPIAGLFVSSLNDVIDLDTERVFASKNHVPEIVYYIIILITLLGLTTLSFVIGYKGQRNSASLFLAVLFAFVIIMIQDLDRPGRGLIQVGEQSLIDLSKSMN
- a CDS encoding cation:proton antiporter encodes the protein MKFVAWLVLGLLLGPTFIDVPYPSIFQSLSQIAGGIFLFFAGWELRFLNMRKDLRFYGILLAGSFVIPWLAGYFLLGRNLFLALAMAISALPVSIQILKEKNLFHTDVGRRTITLASICDVIAWLLFLFLLPKNDVASWIVSHWIVLAFFVGLLVGRWKPLKDDSLVLKLQLWLLAPLFFVGLGWKLNIAQDFSFLVFIEFFAVAVVAKGAGSYLFSRWAGKSHRDSLNMAALLNARGAMEILAAHYAYRSDLISASQFAALVLIGVGTAALAVPLVRKV
- the purF gene encoding amidophosphoribosyltransferase codes for the protein MCGVVGLIGEPKAGQKLYPALFALQHRGQDAAGILSYDFEKSQFHLEKDLGLVEDVFTDERQQRLKGSMALGHTRYSTIGTVDKEDLQPLFLSYPYGIGMIHNGNVTNYDEVVDYLRHRKLRWTFSRNDLEILLHMTAVGLAARKETGSLSENLAASIKELLTHVQGAYSAIGMLADQGMFAFCDANGIRPLLIGRKKNGANYSYCFASEKQVFFGLGYEYWRDMRAGELVLVDKDLQLHSFVLSEKKPKPCMFEWIYFAGSETEWHGRPVYEVRLKLGQILAEECLAQGLDVDVVAPVPDTSRAAACRLAEVLEKPYREVLIKNRYVQRSFIVNQPELRKMMVNLKLSPVESEIRGKKILLVDDSIVRGTTSARIIRLLREAGAEKVYLASTCPPIRHPCFYGIDFPDGESLVAFKKSEADVAKVLEVDGLVYLPLSRLKEGLGLNDFCSACLDGDYPVPVSSENFLKTRHQNIGGDGKSEVPL
- a CDS encoding L,D-transpeptidase, with the translated sequence MKKIVLSFVLFVSFLSSAYATEGEYTPMDDIMAPDEIAEELGLPRTEADDISVLNVEDVANTEAVDLLRSFPIVIIINKKARGPGSQRMRVYQNGYLTHEWAVSTGRERWERARSGRTYFSVTPVGYFYPRELVRDHWSHTWQTSMEYSVFFNGGIATHATTPSHYKELGSRASGGCVRLQKEHAQYLYTRIKEEGRGLVPLVKRNGMISRDRYGRAMRAVKWRTLIVVEDR